The stretch of DNA TAGCGTGCTGTCCCTGGGCATCGAGGTCAAAGGGCGGGGTCACGGCGTTGTAGCGAGACGAGGACTTGGAGGCAAAGAAGGTCGGGACGGGCGCCCAGATGCctcggggaggagggggcgacGGGAGCGGCATTGCAGACACGAGGATTTGGAGCAGcggacgatggtgatggcgatggactgagagctggacgaggcaATAATTGCGTTGGTGGATgtggcatgcatgcatgcatgcactgCCGACCTATAAACGCAATTGTCATGCAATACCAGAAGTGGTGGGAGTCGGACAAACAGAGCTCCCCCGCCGAAGATGGAGCTCGGCATTCGGAGTAGCTCGCTGCGACGGGTTGCGAGACGAAAACACTTGACGGCCAGCATGCACAGCGGCTGGACCACGACAAGTGTCGTCTTGCGACGGCGTTGTCGAAAATCTACTGGTATCCAATTGCGCCCGGCTGAGCCGCTAGCTACATCGCCGGCAAAGCTGAGCGCTCTATCGAATGACGTGGGTGCCCTCGGCGGGCTCCAGCACCTTCCACTCGCACGGCAACTCCTTGTTCTGGTTGTGCTGCCTCAGTGTCGCAATAATCTTGTTGGCAATATCTTCAAAATTGCTCGTGGCCAGCGCCAGGATGGTCGGCCCGGCTCCGGACAGGCACACGCCCAGAAATCCGGGCTGCGTCTTGGGTGACATGGACTCGACCACCTGCGACAGGCCAGGGATGAGCGTCTGGCGGTAGGGCTGATGCACCTTGTCCTGCATGGCGAGATGGATGAGCTCCGGATCGGGGGGTGACATGCCCAGGGCGACGGGAAGCAGGGCTATCCGCTGCAGGTTGAACGTCTGTGAGGCATGTGTTAACGGGCACAAATTCCTCCCCTTCCACAACCCTCCCAACACAAGCCCAGACTTACCACATCCTGTCGGGCGTACTTGTCGGGCAGCACCGCTCTCGCCTCGTGCGTCGGCACCACAAAGTCGGGGATGATGGCCACGGCCTTGATCTCCTTGGCCCAAGGAAACTTAATGTGgtggccgatgccgacgggTGGCTCCGGCGGCTTCTTGCCCGTATCGACTCCGcctgccggcgacggcaagaccTCGCTCAGCGGAATCTCAATGCGGGCGACATCCTCGGGCTGCAGTGGCATGAGGTACGTGCCGACAAAGCCACCAaacagcgccgcgccgacatTGTCGGGGTGTCTCTCAATCATCAGACAGTAGTCGAAGAGGCGGTCATTGTCGAGGTggtgcaggccgccgacctcTTTGCCCAACAGCACGCctgcaacgacggcggcgccagagcTTCCCAGGCCGCGGCCCAGGGGGATCGGGTTCTTGATATGGACGTGCGTTTCGACGGGGAACGCGCGCTGGTCGTGGCACCTCAGCACATAGAGCGCGACCCTGGTGATGAGGTTGACCTGGGGGTCGAGGCtgatgtcgtcctcgccctggccTTCGTACGTGATGCGGCAGTTGAGTGGCTCGGAGGACGCGGTCTTGGAGCGATCAATGGTGACGTGCAGCTCGAGGTAGACGGtcagggcgaggccgatgacaTCGAAGCCGGGGCCGATGttggcgctcgacgagggcgtcttgATGACGAATGACTCCATGGCTGTAGTTGAAACAGCAGGGATTCACTCGCCGGCGGGTATCAGAGGCTTCTCAGAGctgaggagggagagagggagacgCTGCGGTGGGGGGACGGACTCGAGACGTCGCGAAGCTCGGTCGTGGATGGCGAACGTCGTTTCGTGCAAAGGCTCAATTCGATTCGATTTGTGCCTGGCGTGACTTCAATTGGGCGGGACCGATAACCGGAGGCGACAGGCGGCAGGCCATTGCAGGCAAGGCGGGACAATGGTGGGGTGATgtgggccgccgctgctccctCCACCTTCACGTTATGCTAGTATACAATACAGTACTTCGAACTTCGTACAACTCAAGTCTCTTCACatacgtacttcgtatatacTAGGTTGGTACCACCGTTCTGTATACATTCAGGCAAACGCCGTGCTGTTCGGTGATTGAGCGTTTGCTGATGAAGTACTAATGGAATAATTTTCCCTTACCGAGACATGAACCCGAATTTGATACtaacccccccctccccccccttcctcccccatCACTGTCGAACCCAGTGTTTGTGCCGTGCTGATACCAGTGTTGGTTACATGTAGTTACGTCGGCCCCGCGTCGTTGGCCATCTTCAATGTTGGAGCGTGCATCGTATGTTCTGTCGGCAGCGACTTGCCCTAGGAGCATTCGACACGGGACTCGCCGGTGGACTTTATCTCCCATTTGCAACGGTTTCCCATGCTTGTGCACTTCAGCCGCGTTAGCGCGGCAGGTACGGATAACGGGCTGTGATGTGTTTACCTTGGCAGTGGCTGGACAGTCCCATTTCAAGTTTCTCTTCTCCAAGCCCTTGAAACCGGCCTGGGTGCTTAAACACTTGCCGTGATCGTTTGGGTCGTTTGGGTCGCCCACTTCGCACTTCTTGTGACTCATTGAATCGTATCAACTCTCTTATCCTTCGTGTTTGGACTGGCCCTTGTGTCTATCAGCTTACCCCGTATACTTTGGCGGCGAAGATTGCCTGCCCCAAGGCGAGAAGCAGCACCACGAATTGGTGTCTCATTTTCAGAGCGATTGGACAGGTGTGGCGGTGTAAAAGGGGA from Purpureocillium takamizusanense chromosome 6, complete sequence encodes:
- the THR1 gene encoding Homoserine kinase (EggNog:ENOG503NVIX~COG:E) translates to MESFVIKTPSSSANIGPGFDVIGLALTVYLELHVTIDRSKTASSEPLNCRITYEGQGEDDISLDPQVNLITRVALYVLRCHDQRAFPVETHVHIKNPIPLGRGLGSSGAAVVAGVLLGKEVGGLHHLDNDRLFDYCLMIERHPDNVGAALFGGFVGTYLMPLQPEDVARIEIPLSEVLPSPAGGVDTGKKPPEPPVGIGHHIKFPWAKEIKAVAIIPDFVVPTHEARAVLPDKYARQDVTFNLQRIALLPVALGMSPPDPELIHLAMQDKVHQPYRQTLIPGLSQVVESMSPKTQPGFLGVCLSGAGPTILALATSNFEDIANKIIATLRQHNQNKELPCEWKVLEPAEGTHVIR